The segment TTTGCTGAATAATCAAAGATGTGTGTAAGACTAATATTAATTTGGAATGTGACGAGATTTGGGTATTTGGAAACCAAAATATTTTGTTGCGACTTTGAAGGACAAATCCACAACTATGAAATTCTCTTGTGTGATTTACAAATTGCTTTTGTTCATTTTTATTGAGGATCCTTGATTTATTTTTGATCCCTCATGTATATGGACTTGGTGATATTTAAAAATACCAATTGTAGGATTATTACTAGATGACAAAGAGCTACTGCATATGTTAATCCCTAGGATTCGAGAAATTGCCAAAAAGCTTCAATCTTTAGTCATGCATATGGTCCTAATATGATTGTGCAATGGTGTATTCTTTTATATGTCACATCCCAACAAAATTAGTTATCTTTTTAGGCGCTTGAAGTCCTCATCTAATTTGAATCAAGGTAGAGACTTGATTGGTTTGATATCTAATGTTAACTTGATCACTTTGTTGCTAATAATGATTAGGGTCATACCTTTACAACTAatagtttttaaatatttaattgttcTTTGATAACTTTGTTCCCCATGATGACCACGATCATAAATTCTAAAATCACCATCGTGATGATTAAGATCAaaatttttataaatattataaatgtGACTCTTTATTGTACATTGTAATCAAATGATATGTTTACATTTAAGGCTAACCAAATACTAATTCTCATTTGATAAGCTATGTGCAAGGACCCTCAACTTGTTTTGAGAGTGCAAAAGTGTACTTCAATTGGTGTGATCTCAGTGGTTTCATCAATGAGAGAGGTTcccatgttagattaatctttctTCTATAATAGTGTATACCTAGTTTTGGTTGGAGGTTAGATTGACCATAGTCCCTCAAATATATTTGTTTCTATTAAAGATGACCCTCAAATATATAGAGCCTAAGCATAGAAAAAAGAGAGATCGTTTGATTGAATCTAGCAATGGTCGCTCGACACTTGCTAGTTCCATGATGACCCAAATAAAATATCCACAATTATAGGTGGAATGAATGAATTCATGGCTTCCTTCAAGATATGTGAAggaattttttttctttcattgtGGATTTAAATTCCTCATGATTTATGACTTGAACTAATCTCATTGGAGGGATCACACATATCTCATCTTGACATGAATCtttatcaaaattaaaaaaaatattttcttcttcaatagcTCATCTAAGTGcaattaaaatagattttatataccaaataaattatgcatctataCGACGATCAGTTGTTTCCTCCTCTGTTATGCATAGTATGCATCTATATGGCCCAGGGAAACCAATTTTCTTTAGTATATCCCTCGCCAAAAAATCAATTGTAGTGCTCATGTGAACACACTAGCCTTAGGGAGACATTTGTTGTTCCACATTAAGTGGGCTGGccaattttcttttttctttgttgcttcctaGATTTTATATCCCAAATTTATAAGGTAGTTCCCTGATTTGGCCCCACACCATTTTATTTTATCCTCGTCATATAATAACCAGATAGTTATTTTAGCAAGTATCTTCTCTAGAATTTCTTTTTGGTTGTGTGGGGCGATAATTTTATTGAAGGATATTCACTTCCATCTAGTCTGTctatcaattaattcctttttcacACAGTCCTTGACTTTTTGACCACATAGATTCAATAATGTTTGTTTAAGTTTATCCATGTTCTGGATTTTGGTGAGAGCTTCGTGTCCATCCTAGGAGTCCTACCAAAAGGATTTCTTCTATCCATTTTTAACATTCCAAGTTAAATGATTAGTGATGATTCCATTCACAAGAAAATAAATTTACACTTGTAGATTTAATGTCTTTGTAAGTAAATGAATTTTTTCATTCTATGGATAATCCAAATTGGCTCCATTGACGAAGAGAAATCACAcgattgataaattgatgatttTTCTTGTGATCAATTTCAAGATAGTTAAAAATAAGAATAAGTTTCCTTTCCTCATCTTGTTTTTTAAATTAGTGAATGCGACTCTTCAAGACTACACCCATGTATTAATCTACAATTTTTTTTACAtaggggtatgtgcaggatcattgTAGGcaaaaaagtggtgatgtgaaaaaaatacaCTTTTCCTttgtgcaaaaatgcaaaaatccacTTTGATTTTTTACTTGGGTTGGGAGAAAGTACATGCTGCCATGGTAAACCCAAGCCTAAATGGATATCCGTTCGTAATGGATATACATTTCAGTgagcatttaaaaaaaatgaaaaatataatatattttatgttataatataatttagtataatatatactatattataatatatactatattataatattataatattataataatataacataacatatattgtaatattataGCATATGCAACCTTAAGTGGGCAGTCTTGAGCTTTATGAGCTTCGCTGCATATGAAGCATCTTAGGGGTTTCCAATTCTCAAAAAATTGTCATCCTTCTCCCCTTTCTATAAACGCCTTTTTCCATGAATGTCAAGCTTCAAACTTCCTTAGGTTCTTCCCTTTGGTAGATTTGGAGGAAATCCCTTTTCCTACATCTAGGTTATTGCCACTCCTATTACTCATCAACATATATTTTGTTGCAATTTCTTTTTTGTTTGAAGGCATATCCATATGCCTCATCCACCCTAGGTAACTTGACTAAGGTTAGCTCATCTTGCAGTTGAAACCTTAATCCATTAATTTATACCTGGTTGCAGCTTGTTCTTCATCCTCTTGAATATTAACTGGATTTGAAGCCTCATAAATTGTTCGGTATAAGCTTGAATAGAATGATCTCTTTGTCTAAAATTCTGGAATTCTTTAAACATTTTTTGTTGATAATTAAAAGGATAGAACCAAGCTTGTAGGTGTTTCAACATCTTGGGCCACAATTTGATTTTATCCTTTCCCTGTCTTCTTCTGAAAATTTATAAATTTTCCCACCATAAAGCAACACGAGACTTTAACCCGAATGCCACAATTTTCACTCTTTTATGtttccttcaatttttttaatCTCAAAATAACATTCCAACTCCTAGATCTGGTCTAAGAACAAATGTGGATTGAGTTCacctttaaattttgaaatttcaacttTCATCTTGGAGTTTGTGTGGATATGGATTCAATGAGCCTCTCCATAGGGTTTGTTGCCCTAGCTGCATTTTTTGGATGCTTGGGTTCCTCTTCAGAATCATCCAAATGTAATCTGTCTTGAGTGGATTCTACTCTTTTAAGCCAATCATCCTCATTATTTGTTTGAAGACTCGCATTTCTCCTACCTCTCCTTCCCCAGTGCATATGGATTCCCATTTGAGCCATTGAAGTTTTCTTTGATACCAAACTAATGTAGATCCCACAAATAAACATGAGGAAATAAGAAATATAGagcaacaattaacaaaaatatttGGCTACATTATCCTTTTGCTTTGTATTCATTATTTAGAATCAGAAAATTACATCTTCAAAGACCGACTCCTACATTACAAGCAATCCCTTTTTATTCAACAACAAAAACCTAAAGTCCCTCCTACATAAACTACAATGCAACAACTAGTTAAACTAGAAAATCAACTCCTAATTTACCTCCTATGTGGACTATAATGCAACCAACAGTTAAACTAAAGAATCAACACCTAATTTAACTCATGTGGTGACTACTATGCAAGAGCTAACTCCTACATAAAATCCTATGTAACAATAGTTAAGACATTGTTGCATCATTTATTTGGTTTTTGAAATATCTAGAAAATAATTTTATTACATAGGAATTaacttaaaaatataaatattattttcctCGATAAAAAAACATGTTTTCCACTTAAAAAGGTGCATGTGTCCTCTCATATAAAGAAAAAAAACTAGCTCCCTCAAGGTTATGAAGTGGTGCCTTCCCTTGAAAACATGTTAAGTGTCTTCTCTATTGGATCTTGTTAGTGAGAGGTATATGGTGGTGGTTGAGGTGGGGAGGGAGATTGTTTATTGCAAAGGCAAGGGGAGTCCTCTATGGGATACTTTGCCTTCTTCTAGCATTCCATGAATTTGGAAAAAAGAAAGTTGAAGGTTATGAGTCCTTTTGGTCACTCAAACATGAGAACATCAAGCAATTCTTTGAACCCAAAGAGAGTGCTTTGATGATCAAAATAAGTAGAATGAATCTTTGCTTCAGTAACTTGATAAAAGAACTGCAATAAGTACTTGTAAGTCTCTTGAGATCTTTGGGTTTAAATTGCTTGACTAGTCTCTCAATAGAGTAGGTTTTGTTTTGATTCAAAATTGCTTTCAATTGGGTTCAACTTGTGTTTTGTAGCCCTAGTGTACCttgatttcattgttatttctTAATTGCTTAGAGGGCTTGATTGGTCTCCCTATTATGAATTTTGTAAAAGAGGTCCTTTTGTAAAATAACTTGACCTCTTTAAAAAAGGTGGCCTTACCACCAATAACAAAAAGTAGGTATAAAATTATTATTCATTGTTTGACTATTAGAACAAATAATATTTAAGTagaactttaattttttttaaattttcattttacaATATTTTGTCTCCTTGTCTTCTAGATTaggtttttgaaagaaaatgatcaAGTTTGATGTCGTCACAAATGTTTGTCAATTGTGTCCTATGGCTAGCCACTTGATCATTGCTTGGCTAGGTAATAGGGGAAACTGAATGCCATGACAAAGATAAGAAAAAAGTAGCTCCCTTATGGTAATGAGGTGATGCCTTCCCTCAAAAACTATTTTGTGTCCTCTCCTTTGGAGCCTATTGGCAAGAGCTATATGATGGTGGTTGAGGATGCATTTATTTGTTGCAAGGGCAAGGAGAGTCCTCTATGGGATGCTTTGCCTTCTTCTAGTACTCCTTGCAAAGAAAAAGGAAAGTTGGATGGTATGAGTCCTTTTGGTTAGTATGAGAGAATCAAGCAATACTTTGAACTCTAAAGAGAGTGCTTTGATGATCAAAATAGGCAGATTGAATCTTTGTTTCAGTAACTTAATAAAAAGAACATGTCCTCAGATCTCTCTTGAGCTATTTTGATTTAAAATGCTTGACTAGTCTTTCAGTTTGATATCATTTGTTTTGATTCAACCTTGTTTTTCATTATGTTAGGTTTGTGTTTTATAACCTTAATGAAACTTATTTTCATTGTTGTTTCTTGGTTCCTTACAAATCTTGATTGGTCTATCTATACCAACTTAAAAAAATATAAGACTTTTGAAAACCTGCCTTTctcattaataaaattattattcacTTAATTTGAATTCCTTTATATGTTACCTCCTATTTGACTTCTAAAACCAAAATGAAAGAATACTAATCCCCAATCAATCCAGATTTTCTATGACGTGGATCCAGGTTTTTAATGCCCCCACGTCTAGAAAGCCTAGAATAAAAAGTTGTTACAGCATACTTAGAGACAGTACTCCTCTGTTTTcctgtcaaaaatattttaaattcttgAAGCAATCTGAAATCTGAGTAATTACCAGTTCATTTGCTCATTCTTTCCTTGCATTCTATTCTCTGTAAGGAAAGCAAGGCATAGAGTCTAGACCATGTTAATATGGGAAAAATCATATCTAGATCTGGTGCTGGTTCCATCAGGCCTTCTCTTCCTCGGAACATATCATCTCTACCTCTTGTATAGAATTCTCAAGTATCCCCATTCAACTGCCATAGGATTCGAAAATGACAAGAAAAAGATTTGGGTACACAAGATGATGGAGGTCAGTAATCCTATTTATTTGATTCAAGACTCTTTTTCTTCTCAATGAATTGAATTGTAATCTTAGAAATGTTTTTGATTGCAGGACATTCCTAGAAACACAGAAATAGCACTTCAAGTGATATCAAGCAACATATCAGCTGCCACATATCTGGCAGGTCTCTCCATAACTCTGAGTTCACTGATTGGCACCATTGTGGGTAGCAGCACAACTAGCAGTCAATCCAAAATTCTGGCCAATCAAATAATCTATGGAGACAGAAGTACTTCAGTTGGGTCTGTCAAATATGCAAGCCTCCTGCTCTGTTTTTTAACAGCCTTCATGTCTCAAGTGCAGTGCATTCGTTATTATATTCATGTGAGTTTTCTGATCAGCACCCCAGGTTCCAGTGTGCCTGCACATTATGTAGAGGATGCTGTAATCAGAGGGAGTAATTTCTGGTCACTGGGGATCAGAGCTTATTACTTTGCATTTCCTCTGCTGTTATGGGTATTTGGTCCCATACCCATGTTTAGTTGCTCCTTGGGAATGGTCTGCTTCTTATATTTTCTTGATTCAAAGGATAACCCCATCCCACCATTTGGGCTTAAGGAGAAGAAAACTGGAGTAGATCGAAATCAGAGAGGTCAGCTGATCGAATCTCGCAGTGAACGCCCAACACTGGGCAGTTTCATGATGACCCAAATGGAATCGCCACAATTACAGTTGGAATGAATAAATTCATGGCTTTTTTCTGCGAACAACACAAATTTTTCCTTTGTTGTGGATTAGAAATCCTCATAATTTATGACTTTGAATTCATCCCATTTGAGGGCTGGCATAGATCTCATCTCATCTTAATCTGTTAGATGAATCGTCAATCAAAAGTCTTGAAAATATTTTCTTCTCCAGTAAGTctaaataaaatagattttcttTACCAACTCAATTGCACTCTGTAGACTATGCTTATAGAGTTACGTATAGGTAAGCAAATAAAGTTTGTTATTCCGTGTGTAATTCAAATCACagtattaataaatatattaggcGTATACTCAACTCCAAAGGCAAATTGACGAGTTCTCTTGTAATCAATTTCAAGATAACTAAAAGGCAGAATATTTTCCCTTTCTTCATCTTgatttatattatatatgtatggtttttttatatttatgtatggTTCTTAATAATTGAGTGTATAATCAGTTGAGCATTTGGATTGAATAATTTGTGTTATCATATTTATTATTGGGTGTTATGGTCTTATTTTTTTGGGCGTGTTTTATTAAAAAGGGGTAAATGCTTTTGATTCAAAACTATGAATGAGTGGGGTCGCAAAATAGGGGACCTCTTTGAGGTTTGGACTTTGATTGAAAGAACACCActaccacaacttaaccatcacacacCTTGCCAATACTAGCATTCATTTTATGGAGTGTTGAAATGATTGGTTTTTAATGAATTTATTAGAAAACGGTGTACAAAATTATTTTAgtctagataaattaaataaaatacatgtGCAGGTGCAATTAATTTAGATTAACTAATTATgaattaatctttaaaaaaaaaagcaaaaaaaaagcaaTTGTTGATCATACAAATGCTCTTGGATATATGTACCTTAACACGATATCCAAAAGCACAAGCACAAGCACAAGCACACAAAGTTCAATAAAGAAATTATCCTTTGGTAGATGTAGAATTGAAACTAGGGGCGATGACCTAATATAAAGTAGAAGCCAAAATAGAAGGCACACAACCACAATGTGGGAAATGGCTCTCTAGCCCCTACAATGCAATGATGCATCCATGCCCCTGATACATCATAACTTATGGATTGGTGCATCGTAGGGATTGCATTACCATTTCCCATAATATGGGGCTAGAGCCCATATGAATGCAGAGGAGAGAACTTAATGTGATCCTTGCAAATGTAATTGAAATGGATCAAGGGAGCGTAATAGTGTAAGACATGATTGTGAACACTCTATACAATAAAAGGCTCCATATGGATAAGGTAATGCAATAAGGTGGACAATTATGTGTAAAAGGTGAAATTTGAACTCCTCCATGTTAAATGATATGtcaatgttaccttgtcattcgtccctcttAACAAGAGTAAGTCGCCTTACAAAAtttttatttgagtctttatcttgttaaaaattccttggttcaatccttaaccCGCTTGTAAATCATCTCTTAATCCGCAGCGTTAAGTTTCAATGgcctgtttgaacctcatgaaccccttaaaacatcttgaaaagagttcataatgttcatttaggtattGCAGGTTCTAAGTTTTGTCTAAAATGTTTTTAGGCTaacattcactcaagtgttttgcaaCAGTTCTATTTCACGGTCgcggatgatgtttcatatcctctttctccagaCAGTGAACGGTTTGAAcatagttcaaacagttcagtgatgttcaaaatgttCAATAAAGTTCAAAAGGGCAGCGACAATTAAcaaaagttaatcttttcaaagtaaATTTCTTTGGCACAACTACCTGAACCCTCATtaagtcagttcaaattgttcatgcatgttcaaatcaagtgggtcccatggactaaatgacatgatggtgcatttattgctaagtatgatgaagattgaaccatatctcgggtgacgtcaactgaccgatttttgaaggcaagtaatcatttttgggaattggcggttacCCCGAAAaacaccgccatgcattcaatacacatgcgtgatgtcaaatcccaatgcttgaCACATTTGAATCGATGatcaaaattaatgcactaaatgagcttttaTCACTTCAttcgctataaggtatgaagtgattaatttttgaaacttgttcttcattgctgcagagtgtttgatagaaggtttgtttgctggtaatCATTCGATTGCTTTCAACTGTGAAtgtgagttttgattcctatcttctccagtgatttttagcTGTTTttctctcttgtaataaaatttgttgggagaaataagggttgttatttatgaattatgaagtccactctgcaccttttcgaaaatattttcagtcttgcttgcacaAAACCCATTGTTAGTGACACATACCTGAAAGGAGAGAATTTAGAGGTcttaaaggaaagggtgtttatAGGAATGGATGGttcttttggtttagaaattctaagtacTGGCCTCATAGAGGCGTCAACCTTTCCTCCTACTATTCCTTGCCCAAAATTAGTTAGGGAGTGCCTTGTGAGGTATGATCCTATTTTggaaactatcaagagagataatggtgaaaccctcctcgcgaTTAACAAggaagtcatttcttctattttcaaattgcctgattataagttctcaaatttttctcccgcccaatcagtcactgagttcaatgcagataaaactaGACATCGAAACAATATAGCGAAGCATTGGTTGAAAGTTCCTTAGAGGGGTGGCTCCAGGCTACCAAAATATCCCAAAAAGAATCatatgcttccccacatccatgatgttatgttattgttacaccgagttagaggttcagctaaggcctacaactttgatgactggatttactgttatgtgcaattggtgttggaaggaaagcaataccttgactgggcagagcttattgttgattccatgagggaacaactgagcATGGCGAAGAACttcaagcaaaatttctttatgtcctcgtatttgatatattgcttggcatgtATCAAATAAATAACGGGAATTCCTAGGCAACTTGCTGAAGGGGATGTTTCTGTATAcgacttttaccccatgttgcaaaaagataatgcattgcaagattttaggagagtacataatgctttcctaAGAGACTTGTGTtatgaattgaagaacatgaaatctaaaaggatgtctgaagatgcccagacattagtgaaaagatatggtaatttctttgttcagtttcctcatttctgttatataagggtaggtggtttt is part of the Cryptomeria japonica chromosome 10, Sugi_1.0, whole genome shotgun sequence genome and harbors:
- the LOC131051681 gene encoding uncharacterized protein LOC131051681 yields the protein MLIWEKSYLDLVLVPSGLLFLGTYHLYLLYRILKYPHSTAIGFENDKKKIWVHKMMEDIPRNTEIALQVISSNISAATYLAGLSITLSSLIGTIVGSSTTSSQSKILANQIIYGDRSTSVGSVKYASLLLCFLTAFMSQVQCIRYYIHVSFLISTPGSSVPAHYVEDAVIRGSNFWSLGIRAYYFAFPLLLWVFGPIPMFSCSLGMVCFLYFLDSKDNPIPPFGLKEKKTGVDRNQRGQLIESRSERPTLGSFMMTQMESPQLQLE